Within the Microbacterium sp. 1S1 genome, the region ATGTAGCGCACCACGTCGGCCTGGGCGCTCGTCATGGGCAGGTAGCCGGCCGTGGCCATCGCGGGGAGGAGCGCGCCGAGGAAGGCGAACACCACCCAGAACAGCACGGCGCCGAGCGTCGGGCCGAACACCGTGGCCGCGCCGCCGAGCAGGAGGATCGTCCACAGGAAGAAGGTCAGCGAGGTGGAGTAGCTGCCGGGGATGACCGCCGACGGCAGGACGAACACGATGCCGCCCAGGGCGCCGATCACGCCGCCGACCACGAGCGCCTGCATCTTGTAGGCGAAGACGTTCTTGCCCAGCGAGCGCACGGCGTCCTCGTCCTCCCGGATGCCCTTGAGCACACGTCCCCAGGGGCTGCGCATGAGCGCCCAGACCACGAGGATCGTCAGCGCGAGGGTGAGGAGGCCGAACACCCGCACCCACAGGTCGTTCGCGTTGTAGGTCCACGGGCCAAACCCGTAGGTCCCTGGCGGGAACGGGTTCGCGTCGCGGAAGCTCTGGTGATACCCGGAGAGTCCGCCGGCCGAGTTCGTCCAGTCCTTGAACAGCTCCGTCACGAACAGCAGGCGCACGACCTCCGCGGCCGCGATGGTCGCGATCGCGAGGTAGTCGGCACGCAGGCGGAGAGTCGGGATGCCCAGCAGCAGGGCGAAGAGCGCGCCGCCCGTGATGCCGACGAGGACTCCCATCCACCACGGGACGCCGAAGGTGAGGATCGAGATGGCGTAGCCGTAGCCGCCGATCGCCATGAAGGCCGCCATGCCGAAGTTGAGCAGACCCGTGTAGCCGAAGTGCACCGCGAGGCCGGTGGCCGCGAGCGCGTACGCGATCGTCGTCGGGCTGAAGAGATAGGAGGCGGTGTTGCCGAAGATGCTTCCGAAGTCCATGCGTCAGCCCAACCTTTCCTTGCGTCCGAGGATGCCCTGCGGTCGCACGAGCAGGATGATGATCAGCGCGACGAGGGCGCTGGCGTACTTGAGGTCCGTCGGCACGCCGAGGAGCGTGGAGACCTCCACCGCGAGACCCACGATGATCGAGCCGATGAGGGCGCCGATCGCGGAGCCGAGACCGCCGAGCGTGATGGCGCAGAACATCAGCAGCAGCATCTGCATGCCCATGTCCCACTTCACGCCGGGCCGGAAGTACGCCCAGAGGATGCCCGAGATCGCGGCCAGTGTCCCGGCCAGAATCCAGACGGTGCGGATGACCTTGTCGACGTCGATCCCGGAAGCGGCCGCCAACTGCGGGTTGTCGGAGATCGCTCTCGTCGCCTTGCCGGTCCGCGTCCGGGTGAGGAAGAACGCGACGCCGAGGATCACGATGATGCTCGTCGCCATGCCGATCATGTCGATGTAGGACAGCGAGATCGGTCCGAGGCGGATCGGCTCCGGGCTCGCGCCGGGCAGCTGATAGGTGTTCCCGCCGATGATGTACTGCAGGCCGTAGCGCAGGGCGAGCGAGAGGCCGATGCTGACGATCATGAGCTGGACGACGCCGAGGCCCCGCCGCCGCAGCGGCTTCCAGATGCCGGCGTCGAGCGCCCACCCGAGCGCCGCCCCGCCGATGACCGCGGCGATGATGCCCGCCCACAGCGGCAGCTGCCAGAACGACGTGAAGACGAGGGTGATCACCGCACCCCAGGTCACCATCTCGCCGTGAGCGAAGTTCGACAGCCGGGTCGTGCCGTAGATCAGCGCGGCGCCCATCGAGGCGAGACCCAGCAGGAGGCCGAAGTTCAGGCCGCCGACCATGCGGGACAGGAGCTGATCGAGGAAGGAGACGGTCACCCGCTCGCCCTCACCGAGGAAGAAGTTGACGATCTTCGTCCCGGTGAGCCCGAACTCCAGCTCGAACGACGCCGTGGTGCCGGAGACCGGCTGGATCCCCTCGGGCAGCTGCGTCGCATCGACGATCACGCCGTCCGGGAGGGTCGACTCGTCGACCGTCAGCGTGTAGGTCTCCTTCTCGGGCACGTACAGCCGCCACTTGCCCTCGGCGTCGGTCTCGGTCTCGGCGTCGAAGCCGTTGCCCTCGATCGTCATCACGACGCCCTCGACCGGCTCGTCGCCGTTGGTGACGACACCCGCGAAGTAGAAGTCGGTGACCTCCTGACCGTCGTCCGTGGTCTCGGCGGAGGCCGCTGAGGGAGGGAGCAGGAGTGATGCCGCGAGCGCCATCAGGATTCCGAAGAAGGCGAAAGCCCAGGGGCGCTTCCGCGGTCCGGCGAGTGCTGTGGGTCCCACGCAACCTCCACTGTGAGTGCTGTCTCCGCGGACTCGGGTCGAACCGCGGGGATGGACGACGCACTTGAGCGTAATGGGCGAACGACGATTCACCTATCCTCGCCGCCAACGGTCCGGTAACGACCGGGTGCTGGGAATGTTCTCGGGCGTGTCTCGCTTAGAATCTCCATACGGGTCACGCCCGCGCACCGGTCGTCGTCGCCCACCCCTACGCACCCGGACTCGCGCACTCGCGCAGGAGGAGAATCAATGGACCAGCACGATCCCTTCGGCTTCGTCGGACTGACCTACGATGACGTGCTGCTGCTCCCGGGGCACACCGACGTCATCCCCAGTGAAGCCGACACGTCGTCCCGGATCACGCGTCGCATCTCGGTCGCGACGCCGCTGCTCTCCAGCGCGATGGACACCGTGACCGAGTCGCGGATGGCGATCGCCATGGCACGGGAGGGCGGCATCGGCATCCTCCACCGCAACCTCTCCATCGCCGACCAGGCCGCGCATGTCGACCGCGTGAAGCGCAGCGAGTCGGGCATGATCACCGACCCCATCACCACCACCCAGGACGCGACGGTGGAGGAGGTCGACGCGTTGTGCGCGAAGTACCGGATCTCCGGGCTTCCCGTCGTGGACGACGAGGGCCGGCTGGTGGGCATCATCACGAACCGCGACATGCGCTTCGTCTCCGGCTTCGAGCGGCAGAGCACCTTCGTCAAGGACGTCAT harbors:
- a CDS encoding ABC transporter permease subunit, producing the protein MALAASLLLPPSAASAETTDDGQEVTDFYFAGVVTNGDEPVEGVVMTIEGNGFDAETETDAEGKWRLYVPEKETYTLTVDESTLPDGVIVDATQLPEGIQPVSGTTASFELEFGLTGTKIVNFFLGEGERVTVSFLDQLLSRMVGGLNFGLLLGLASMGAALIYGTTRLSNFAHGEMVTWGAVITLVFTSFWQLPLWAGIIAAVIGGAALGWALDAGIWKPLRRRGLGVVQLMIVSIGLSLALRYGLQYIIGGNTYQLPGASPEPIRLGPISLSYIDMIGMATSIIVILGVAFFLTRTRTGKATRAISDNPQLAAASGIDVDKVIRTVWILAGTLAAISGILWAYFRPGVKWDMGMQMLLLMFCAITLGGLGSAIGALIGSIIVGLAVEVSTLLGVPTDLKYASALVALIIILLVRPQGILGRKERLG
- a CDS encoding branched-chain amino acid ABC transporter permease yields the protein MDFGSIFGNTASYLFSPTTIAYALAATGLAVHFGYTGLLNFGMAAFMAIGGYGYAISILTFGVPWWMGVLVGITGGALFALLLGIPTLRLRADYLAIATIAAAEVVRLLFVTELFKDWTNSAGGLSGYHQSFRDANPFPPGTYGFGPWTYNANDLWVRVFGLLTLALTILVVWALMRSPWGRVLKGIREDEDAVRSLGKNVFAYKMQALVVGGVIGALGGIVFVLPSAVIPGSYSTSLTFFLWTILLLGGAATVFGPTLGAVLFWVVFAFLGALLPAMATAGYLPMTSAQADVVRYILIGIVLMLIVVFRPQGILGNKREMTFVK